Part of the Arvicanthis niloticus isolate mArvNil1 chromosome 29, mArvNil1.pat.X, whole genome shotgun sequence genome, ttaatttatttttattttattattatttttggaattttgagacaggatctctatgtagttctggctggtttgaattcacagagacccgcctgcttctgcttccatgtCCAGCCTaagattcattttatatatgtgtctctgtctgtgtggattacggtgtgtgtgtgtgtgtttgtaagcgtgcacacatgcacttgtaGAGGCtactttggaactggagttacacatagGTGTTAACACtctgaagtgggtgctgggtactgaacctGTGTTGTCTTCAAGAGCAACGAAtattcttaactactaagccatcatttctccagccccatcttctgtgaattttttttttagatttacttcatgtgtatgaatgttctgTGTGCACGTATGCATGGACgccgtgtgcatgtgtgcctggtgcctacagagttcagaagaagcactggagcccctggaactggagttacaaatggttgtaagtcaccatatAGGTTCTGGGATCGGACCCTGTATCCTCTGCTAAAGCAGCCAGCGCTTTTAACTCCGACCGTCATTTTGggatttttgaggcagagtttcctatgtaccccaggctgacctctaacaaAGCAGCCGTCCTGCATAGCCTTCCCCAGTGGAGGAACTGAAGGCATCAGCCACTGGCCTGACTTTGATTTGCTCTCTGATTCTCCTTTGTCTTGGAAACCCCAACCCTGCTATGGCACTCAGTGTCTTGCTGTGTTTGGATCCTAAGGCCTCAGCCTCCCGTGTGTGCAGCTGTGAGCTACGCTGCAGTCCAGCACCGGTTTCCTCCCCACCCTAGGTTGCTCCTTCGACTCATTCTGTTTTCCTGGATCTTCCTGGGTCTTAGCATGGAGGAATCTTGAGTTTTCAGGATGATTTTGGTTGCTACTCCCCATGGTCATGATGGTTTACACCTGACTCCGTGCCCCACCCTGTGGCATACATAAACACTACTAAGGAGCTTATTGTTGAGTCTTTATGGAATCAATGTCTTAAATGCTTTCTGTTATGTCCTAATCCTTATTAAGTGGTAATAAGAGTgtaagaggattttttttttttttttaaacagagctGGGTATcctgtgcctgtaattccagcatgagggaggcagaggtagaaggatctCTAGCACACGGGTGCCCTGGGCCGCACAGAGAAAGTACTGAGACAGTAGCACTTAGAAGACTAAGCCAGGATTGCCAGGAGTTTAAAGCCTTCTTTGAATAtagaatgagactctgtcttaaaacaaaagctgtgggaggggctggagacatggctcagtggttaagagcactggttgatcttgtagaggacttgggtttggttcccagaacccaaatggcagctcacaaaagTCAGTAAGTCCAGTTCCAGCGGACCTGGGCCCTATTCTGGCTTCTATaggtaccacacacacaaacagtgcacacaaatacacatgaacaaaacactcatacacgtaaaatCTTCACAAAGCCAAAATAACAGCCTAGGGTCagtgaaatgactcagtgggtacaggtatttgctgctaagcctgatgatctgagttcaatccccaggatccacagaatgaaggaaagaaccaaGTCCTGCGTATTGCCCTCTGACTGCCACTTCCtctgcgcatgtgtgtgtgtctgtatgtgtatgtgtatatacatggtaggacacacctataattccagaacttgggaatATAATTGGAAGTGAAGGTAGGAGGCTCAGGGGTGCtaggccacatagtgagttctaggctaacctAGGCTACATCAAATCTTGCCTCTCAGGTGAGGGGTAGGCAgaagatttagctcagtggtagatagCTTGCTTACCAAGcctgtggtcctgggttcaatcccaaggtTGAATCCTGTGATATGGTTGGACAATAACTTTACATCAAGGCTTCAAAATTCTAGCAtagtgagaagagagaataggagaTAGGTTCtggctgtgtagctcaggttggtcttgaactttccatccttctgcctcagcctcctgagtgctagagttacagatgctcATTACCATGCTTGACTCAGAAGGGTTTCttgtccttcctttccttccttccttccttccttccttccttccttccttcctatttcttCCAAGACAGGGTCCTATTTAACCCAAGCTTGTCTGGCACTAGGTAGCTGAGAATGATCctgaattaatttctttctttctttcttgtgtgtgtggtttttattttttcaagatagggcTTTCtttgcgtagccctggctgttctggaactcactctgaagaccaggctagccttgtactcagagatctgactcccaagtgctaggattaagggcatgcaccaccactgcccagccaccttgaatttctgatcatcTGGGTGGTATTACACACATGTTACATTGTGCCCAGTTATATGTGGCCCTGAAGAGCAAACCCAGGCTGTTGTGCACTGAGGCAGCCctccaccaactgagctgtagttcctgccttcaggtctCATAGTCAAGCTCCCACACACCACATTTTCCTGCTCTCAAAAGAACGTCACACCTGGCTCTTTCTCTCCTACACTGGCTGCTTCCCTGATACAGGctgtcagtaagcactttacccGTTGGGActgccctctctccttttcttgagacagggtctctctctgtgtagccccagctatcctcgctctgtagaccaggctgactttgaactcacagagatcctactgcttctgctgggattaaaggtgcacaccactaAACTTGGCCCaatagtatgattttttttttttttaagatttatttattttatgtatgagtacactgtttctgtcttcagacataccagaagagggcatcagatcccattacagatggttgtgagccaccatgtggttgctgggaattgaactctcttatcctctgagccatctttgcagtcCCCACTATGGTTTGTTTGAGACCCTCGTAGCCCAGGCTAGTAGCTTGGAATTCTCCATAAAGttgatggtcttgaactcccaatcctcctgtcttcacctttcttttttttctttctttctttctttttttttttttcaagacagggtttctctgtgtagtcctggctgtcctggaactcactctgaagaccaggctggcctcgaactcagaaatccacctgcctctgcctcccaagtgctgggattaaaggcgtgcgccactaccgcccggcccTGTCTTCACCTTTCAAGAGCTGAGGTTGTGTATAAACCACCACTCCTGgtggttttgtttagtttggttgaGAGGACATTTTGCTGTGTTGAAGACTGGCCTTCACATTCTAGGCTGGACATACtgcagcctcagcctcctaaatagcTGAGATCACAAATGGACAAGCTGTGCCTGGCATCCTGCGCTTTAATAGTTAGCTATTACTATTTTGTGGTACAGGTGATCAAGCCTAGGGCCTGTGCTGGCTAGAGACCTACATCTCTGTATCCCTGTCCtgtgctaaaaacaaaacaaaaacaaacaaacaaacaaacaaacaaacaaaaacccagccagGACAAGGGTGTGATGGCacagacctataatcccagcacctgggagactgaGGTGGGAGGACTCTGACTTGCAGGCCAACCTAGGATCCACAGCAAGGACAGATGTTGGCCAAAGACCAGCAACAAAAATCCTCCTTTGGACCAGAtgttgtggtgcacacctgtaatcccagcactccacaggcagagacaggaggaccatgagtttgaagccaggctggaCTTCTGCTCTTCCCAGTGAAGTGAATGGAGTGTGCAGGGGGTGGAGCACATCCAGAGAGTGTGtggaacaagcaagaaaacaaaaggctctattcatcttgaatttttaaactttaaagtaGCATAATTTAAGCCTTATTTAACAGTATACAGACTGGTAGTAGCAGTTTGAACATAATTTATATGCATAattaaatgagatttaaaaaaaaaaacatttaaatggcaCAGCCACCGCAAAGCTCCACTTGGGCACTATTTTTACAGCGGGACCTAAGGAGGAAGTGAAGTGTGGACCTTGAAACTGTgacttgagttcaagtccctTACTAGCCACTTCCTAAACTATCTGATTATTGGCAAGTAACTTTCATTTTGGCCTCAGTTTTCCTCCCCGGAAAATGGATGTAATAGCAGCGGTCACTTCCATGTGTATGCCTGGGCCTGCTAGGTCTTCGTAAATGTGAGCTATGGCGAAGGTTTATCCTTTCCTGgaagcggggtgggggtgggggtggggtggggagaaacaGGTGCAGAGGAGTGAAATAAAGAGGTAATATATTGGCCAGATCCCAAACCAGAGCTCAGTCAGTCCTTCAAGAGTAAGATGGGGTTAGAAGCAGCAGATACATCAAGCAGCACTCTCAAAGAAAAGTGCCACATTCAGCGAGGAGAGGAGGTGGCCAGTGCTGTCTTACCTCCCAGAGCCACTCCAAGAAAACCAGAGACAAAAAAGGATGAAGCAGAGCCGCGAGCGTTCATCAAACATGAAGAGCGGGACCGAAGCGCCCTCTAGTGGAGGAAGCAAGCACTAGCGCCAAGGGTTCTGAGGATCCTAAACACAAATGGAGGTGTTCAGTATCTCAAATGAAACACAGACTGGGTAACTAACTGGTCCAGGGCTACCTAAGCTGTATGTGGTAGACTGAGGCTGGCTGGTCTGCTCTCCGGACCTCACTTTCCAAGGGCCTACGGCTCTTGGAACAAAGGGCAGAGACTACGTAGAGCCCTAGACTGGACTCAAATCCCTGGGCTTTTCCATCGAAGGCCACCACTTTGCTCTCTGAAGAGGATGGGCTATGAGGGCTCTACACATAGACCCATCTCGAGGCTTAAGAATCTATGTGTTGCTCCAGTCTTCAGGTTCTGCTTCCTGCCAAAGCTGGACTTGTCCTGTGGGCTCCCTCCaatcttcctccccccacccccctccagtGCATAGCCCCATTGCCCAATTACAAACTGGTTCAGATCCATACAGCAACCGAGGCAAAGAACAGATTCCTATACCCTGCTGTTCATCTAGCCCCGGATGCAGGCACCAGAACTTCAGCCGCCTGTCAAGCTTAAGAGTGCAGGGTTGGGGTACTCCGGGTTCTCGATGACCCCAGGCCCAAACTTGAGCTCCAGGAAGCGACGGTAGTTGTTAGGGGCCTGTGCCATGAAACCGGCAAAGGGCAGGGGGACCAGTGGCTGCAGGAAGTGCTCTGGGAACTCTACATCCTGCCGGTGGTCCAGCCATGTGTCCTTAGTCATGACCCCATTGCGGGGGTAGAAGGGCCAGAGGTCCACGTGCAGGTGGTTGCTCTCGCTGTACTGCACTCGGAAGAAGTCGCCCTCCACCGCCTTTTCCCACACGAAGCCCCGTTCATCCACTACCGAGCCGGCCTCGGCGCCCCGCAACTGTTCGCAGTTGCCCACGTCCTCCAGGTAGATGCCCAGATCTACATCGTAGTCCCATGGGATGATGTCGCCGTGGCGGGCTGCACCAAGCAGCGAGCCGCCCTCCAACCAGTAGCGCACGCCCGCCGCCTCCAGCACGCCCACCACGTAGCGCGCAGTCTCGCGCAGTGCGCGCAGGCAGCAAGGTGGTGTCCAGCGGCCCTCGTACAGGTAAGCGGGTGTGTCGCCCGCCACCGTACCGAAGCAGCGCGGGCTCTCCTTGCTGCAGCCAAACCACTCGAGCCGCCCGCCTTCCCAGCTCACCAGGCGGATACCCAGCGAGCGCAGCAGCGCCGCCCTCCGTGAGCGCCCCTCGCGATCCGCCTTCCAGCGCGCGTGGGCGGTGGCCAGCGGGGGTTGGCGCGCCGCGGCGAAGGTCAAGTCCAGCAGCTGCACTGCCCAGCCACGCAGGGCGGTCTGTAGGAAGAGGCTGGTGGCCAGCGGCCGCGCCAGGGGCACCGAGAGGTTGAAGAGATCGCGGGAGCGCATTAGCAGCACGGCGTCGCCATCCAAAGCGTCGCAGCGGGGCGCGCTGGGCGCTGGGCCGTAGCGCGCAGTCCACTCCCGCAGGCTAATGTTCAATGCTAGACACCGCGCTGGGTTGGCAGTGGCGACCGGGGCGGCCACCAGGCGCGCGCTGCTCCCCCGGAGCGCCTCCACCATTCGCTCCAGGTGGCCTGGGGACTCAGCCCGAGTTCCATCAGGCACCAGGGCCACGAACTCGGTGGCTACGTAGGTCTCCGGGCGCGAGGCCGCTGCTGGCCGGTCCAGGGCTGGCTGGAGCAGGGCCAGGCGAACGTTGGGGATGCGAGGCAAGGCCAGGGGTGGGTAAGGGAGTGTGTCGGCCGCCACCACCACAGGCTGGGCTGGGTCCTGCTGCAGGAAGGAATCCACTAGCTCTGGCACAGCGTTGTCAAAAGCCTCAAATTCCCGAATCAGGACTGTGACTCGGGGACCAGTGGCAGAAGTCCGGCGGGGGCCCCGGGCCTGGGAGTTTCTGGGCTGGTGTTGTAGCCATGACACATAGAAGAAGACGAGGAGGTTGAGGATGATGGCGGCTGCCAGGGCAGCCCAACAGCGGGTGAGCCGCATGGGGCCCCGATGTCAGACCCTAGCCCGGGGGCCCAGGCATCCTGGGGAGACAGGATGAAAAGAGAGTGTGGCACAAGTTGTCAGCATTCCCTACCTTCGAACTGTCAGTTCCTCTTCCTGGATCTGATTTCAGGCCCTCCAGGAATTCCTAGGTTGGCTCATGCCCCTGCCCTGGCAGACCACCTGGGGTAGGGGAGGTGGTTACTGTCTCCCactcaactacacagtgagttcttaAGTTAATGTGTGAGGGCCCGTTTAAAACTAAAACCCCAAATTGAACCCAACACCCCTGCAAATGAACAGAACAATGCTGGTTGCTGCCAGAGGGTGGATTGAGAGCTGAGGACTGTTTGAACCTGGGGCCCTACCCAtgctagacaaatgctctaccactaagccacatgCCACTGGTGGATCCAGGAAGGTAGTttaagcacccccccccccacacacacacacactcagttttAGTTTTGCAAGGTGAAACACTTCTGGCTCCTTATTTGCCCAACAGTGTTAGAGTGTTTAGAGGACTGTAGTTTGACACATTATCCCAGGCTACACAGCAGAGGCCAGTCTTGGACAATTGGTCTTTGTGCAGCTAACTATGTACGATGTTGGGTTTACAGGTGTGGCTCACAGT contains:
- the Fkrp gene encoding ribitol 5-phosphate transferase FKRP; protein product: MRLTRCWAALAAAIILNLLVFFYVSWLQHQPRNSQARGPRRTSATGPRVTVLIREFEAFDNAVPELVDSFLQQDPAQPVVVAADTLPYPPLALPRIPNVRLALLQPALDRPAAASRPETYVATEFVALVPDGTRAESPGHLERMVEALRGSSARLVAAPVATANPARCLALNISLREWTARYGPAPSAPRCDALDGDAVLLMRSRDLFNLSVPLARPLATSLFLQTALRGWAVQLLDLTFAAARQPPLATAHARWKADREGRSRRAALLRSLGIRLVSWEGGRLEWFGCSKESPRCFGTVAGDTPAYLYEGRWTPPCCLRALRETARYVVGVLEAAGVRYWLEGGSLLGAARHGDIIPWDYDVDLGIYLEDVGNCEQLRGAEAGSVVDERGFVWEKAVEGDFFRVQYSESNHLHVDLWPFYPRNGVMTKDTWLDHRQDVEFPEHFLQPLVPLPFAGFMAQAPNNYRRFLELKFGPGVIENPEYPNPALLSLTGG